In one Rhizobium lentis genomic region, the following are encoded:
- a CDS encoding ATP-binding protein, with amino-acid sequence MTSDLAERISRSFSFGPFVLIPERQLLLQGDARVRIGGRALDILTTLVERPGELVNKRELITRVWPDVVVDDGNLKVNMAALRRALGDGAGTTQYIATVTGRGYRFIAPVEVVRMYGLAPTAAAARKRSHNLPIATTRVFGRADAIETIRRELNSSRLVSIVGAGGIGKTTVALAVAEQTIGVFREGVWLIDLARLKDSSLVPYAVAAAIGLATHSANMLAALGSYLRDCEMLLVFDNCEHIIEAAAFCADRILAEAPGIRILATSREPLGVRGERVRRLSGLDAPPASSDLKAAEALGYPAIQLFVDRATDRLESFELSDANVLTITEICRRLDGLALAIELAATRVDSFGTDGLLAHLDGRFRSLSGHRAGPKRHRTLTAMIDWSYDTLSESECAVMRRLSVFAGSFDIDSACAVAADDLDRVQVIDDVANLAAKSLLSVDVAADKLVYRLLETTRGYCRERLQLSGEEEVVRRRHAEHICTVLERAASEWAQRPAPDWAGAYGGVLDDLRSALDWAGGVAADKSLYARLALAGSLLWNHFSFTEECRVRVSRALEELDAAGLVGTAAEMQLQVSFAGTTMFTRGAIPVAMDAMRRALEIAVRIGDIDHQLRCLRMIGTYQLFSGEHDAGIRTLETFISIATAADPSALPAGETHLAVADLLIGRLEGARQRIERFYGNDLKDSNDPRFARFLYDGNVDVGIILSHIQWLTGFPDTAARTTEVTIALARKTEHELSLSNALAWASLTFLMSRHYQECGRFVAMLDDQVVRHGIVIWRPVAIFCRGAVACAQDDTAAEGLGLLEQAVGEFRAIRHLARFPFYLGGFADALAKCGRLADAAATIQEALDCAHAQNEQWCVPELLRIRASILMAEVRPDEAETLLIESIALAQEIGALSWRLRSACDLAKLWHVRLRAHDARKMLQPIYDEFTEGLETQDLAVAAGLLASLAHLGADRQV; translated from the coding sequence CGGAAACCTCAAGGTCAACATGGCTGCCTTGAGGCGAGCCCTCGGCGATGGCGCCGGGACGACGCAATACATAGCGACGGTTACCGGGCGGGGCTATAGGTTCATTGCGCCAGTCGAGGTCGTCAGAATGTATGGCCTCGCGCCAACCGCAGCGGCGGCGAGAAAGCGCAGCCACAATTTACCGATCGCGACGACGAGGGTCTTCGGAAGGGCCGACGCGATTGAAACCATTCGACGCGAGTTGAATTCATCCCGCTTGGTGTCGATTGTCGGTGCCGGCGGCATCGGAAAGACGACGGTTGCGCTTGCCGTCGCCGAGCAGACGATCGGCGTGTTCAGAGAAGGTGTCTGGCTGATCGATCTGGCGCGGTTAAAGGATTCGTCGCTCGTGCCCTATGCCGTCGCGGCTGCAATCGGTCTGGCAACGCACTCTGCGAATATGCTCGCTGCCTTGGGCAGCTATCTCCGCGATTGCGAAATGCTCCTCGTGTTCGACAATTGCGAGCACATCATCGAAGCGGCTGCCTTCTGTGCAGATCGGATCCTGGCCGAAGCGCCAGGCATCAGGATTCTCGCCACCAGCCGAGAGCCGCTCGGTGTGAGAGGCGAACGCGTCCGCAGGTTATCGGGATTGGACGCGCCACCTGCGTCGTCCGACTTGAAAGCTGCCGAAGCGCTCGGCTATCCCGCCATCCAACTCTTTGTAGATCGCGCGACCGACAGGCTGGAGTCATTCGAGCTAAGCGACGCCAACGTGCTGACGATTACGGAAATTTGCCGGCGGCTCGACGGCCTTGCATTGGCGATCGAACTTGCGGCGACGCGCGTCGATTCCTTCGGCACGGACGGGTTGCTCGCGCATCTGGACGGTCGATTTCGCTCGCTGAGTGGGCATCGCGCCGGCCCCAAGCGTCATCGCACGCTGACGGCGATGATCGACTGGAGCTACGATACTCTCTCGGAGAGCGAATGTGCGGTCATGCGCCGGCTGTCGGTCTTTGCCGGTTCGTTCGATATAGATTCGGCCTGCGCCGTCGCCGCCGACGATCTCGACCGGGTGCAGGTGATCGACGACGTCGCCAACCTGGCCGCAAAATCCCTGCTTTCGGTTGACGTCGCTGCCGACAAGCTTGTCTACCGCCTCCTGGAGACGACGCGCGGATATTGTCGCGAGCGGTTGCAACTGAGCGGCGAGGAGGAGGTCGTCCGCCGTCGGCATGCGGAGCATATTTGCACGGTTCTGGAGCGCGCAGCGAGCGAGTGGGCGCAAAGGCCGGCCCCGGATTGGGCTGGTGCCTACGGAGGCGTCCTCGACGATCTGCGCTCGGCGCTGGACTGGGCCGGAGGGGTCGCGGCGGACAAATCGCTGTACGCCCGGCTCGCGCTCGCGGGAAGCCTGCTCTGGAACCACTTCTCTTTTACCGAAGAATGCCGCGTTCGCGTCTCGCGGGCGCTCGAGGAACTCGATGCAGCGGGGCTTGTCGGGACGGCGGCAGAGATGCAACTTCAGGTGTCGTTCGCAGGCACGACGATGTTCACGCGCGGCGCCATACCCGTGGCCATGGATGCGATGCGACGGGCATTGGAAATTGCCGTCCGGATCGGCGACATCGACCATCAACTCCGTTGCCTGCGGATGATCGGTACATACCAGCTCTTCAGCGGCGAGCACGATGCCGGGATCAGGACGCTTGAGACCTTCATTTCAATCGCCACCGCGGCGGACCCTTCCGCGTTGCCGGCCGGCGAAACGCATTTGGCCGTAGCCGATCTACTCATCGGCCGACTGGAAGGCGCCCGGCAACGCATTGAACGTTTTTATGGGAACGACTTGAAAGACTCCAACGACCCGCGGTTTGCGCGTTTCCTGTACGATGGAAATGTCGATGTCGGGATTATCCTGTCGCACATACAGTGGCTGACGGGTTTCCCTGACACGGCCGCTCGCACCACAGAGGTCACAATCGCGCTCGCGCGCAAGACCGAGCATGAGCTTTCGCTGAGCAATGCTCTCGCATGGGCTAGCCTGACTTTCCTTATGAGCAGGCATTACCAAGAATGTGGCCGCTTTGTCGCGATGCTCGATGATCAAGTCGTACGGCACGGTATCGTCATCTGGCGGCCCGTTGCAATTTTCTGTCGCGGTGCAGTGGCCTGCGCTCAGGACGACACGGCGGCCGAAGGACTGGGCCTGCTCGAGCAAGCTGTCGGGGAGTTTCGCGCCATAAGGCATCTGGCGCGTTTCCCATTCTATCTCGGCGGCTTTGCGGACGCATTGGCGAAGTGCGGCCGCCTGGCAGACGCCGCCGCCACCATCCAGGAAGCGCTCGATTGTGCCCATGCGCAGAACGAGCAATGGTGCGTTCCCGAGCTTCTGCGCATCCGGGCCTCAATTCTGATGGCCGAGGTTCGGCCTGATGAGGCGGAGACGCTTCTCATCGAGTCGATCGCGCTGGCTCAGGAAATCGGTGCCTTGTCATGGCGATTACGATCAGCTTGCGACCTCGCAAAACTCTGGCATGTACGATTGCGAGCGCATGATGCGCGCAAAATGCTGCAACCTATTTATGATGAATTCACTGAAGGGCTGGAAACGCAGGACCTTGCCGTCGCAGCCGGCCTGCTCGCCTCACTTGCGCACCTTGGAGCGGACAGACAGGTTTAA
- a CDS encoding pirin family protein, with amino-acid sequence MSWNPGIEPGCPDQVGMDAIETLIIPRARDLGGFEVRRALPAPKRQMVGPFIFFDQAGPAELLTGQGVDVRPHPHIGLGTVTYLYRGDFHHRDSTGADQIIRPGELNWMVAGRGVSHSERTSAAARGGPNSLFGIQTWLALPESHEDVTPSFEHHAKNALPMIEDNGISARLILGSAYGEQAPARMFSETFYADVELAPAARLPMPDEHEDRAIYIVDGSISVAGQEFGAMQMMVFRPGDRITVAAGEKGARIMILGGATFSGPRYIWWNFVASSKERIEEAKAEWRAGKWGEGRFDLPIGDRGEFIPLPD; translated from the coding sequence ATGAGCTGGAACCCCGGCATCGAACCCGGATGCCCCGATCAAGTGGGAATGGACGCGATTGAAACGCTGATCATCCCTCGAGCCCGCGACCTCGGCGGCTTCGAAGTCCGTCGCGCTCTGCCCGCGCCGAAACGGCAGATGGTCGGACCGTTCATCTTCTTCGATCAGGCCGGTCCCGCCGAACTCCTGACCGGGCAGGGCGTCGACGTTCGCCCCCATCCTCACATCGGTCTCGGCACCGTCACCTACCTCTACCGCGGCGACTTTCACCATCGGGACAGCACCGGCGCCGACCAGATCATAAGACCCGGAGAGTTGAACTGGATGGTCGCAGGCAGGGGTGTATCGCACTCGGAGCGCACGAGTGCCGCAGCACGGGGTGGTCCGAACAGCTTGTTCGGGATCCAGACATGGCTGGCTCTGCCAGAAAGTCATGAGGATGTGACCCCGTCATTCGAACATCACGCCAAGAACGCGCTGCCCATGATCGAGGATAACGGTATCTCGGCGCGACTTATCCTCGGTAGCGCTTACGGCGAGCAGGCGCCCGCCAGGATGTTTTCGGAAACCTTCTACGCGGACGTCGAACTGGCGCCGGCCGCGCGTCTGCCGATGCCGGACGAGCACGAGGATCGTGCAATCTACATCGTCGACGGTTCGATCTCCGTTGCCGGGCAAGAGTTCGGAGCGATGCAAATGATGGTGTTTCGTCCCGGAGACAGGATCACCGTGGCGGCGGGTGAAAAGGGCGCGCGGATCATGATCCTCGGCGGCGCCACCTTCTCAGGCCCCAGATATATCTGGTGGAATTTCGTTGCCTCGTCGAAGGAACGTATCGAAGAAGCAAAGGCGGAGTGGCGAGCCGGAAAGTGGGGGGAGGGACGCTTCGACCTTCCGATCGGCGATCGTGGTGAGTTCATTCCTCTTCCGGACTGA
- a CDS encoding hydrolase → MTFRNGLNSLLRPEDSVLVLIDHQPYQLANVNSHEPTMVVNNTVGLAKAAKAFDVPTILTTVIAERGGNLFPQIAEVFPGKEIIDRTLINTWQDQKVVDVVKATGRKQLIIAGLWTEVCVAMPAIQAAGEGWDVTVITDASGAVSVEAHQVAIQRMIAAGVNMMTWLALAAEWQRDWARAEQAARITDVIVQHVGGSGIAYLWEQQLLNTPAPKAGTGM, encoded by the coding sequence ATGACCTTTCGTAACGGCCTCAATTCACTCCTGCGTCCCGAAGATTCGGTGCTCGTTCTCATCGATCATCAACCCTATCAGCTCGCGAACGTAAACAGCCATGAGCCCACCATGGTGGTCAACAACACAGTGGGTTTGGCCAAGGCGGCCAAAGCCTTCGACGTTCCGACGATCCTCACCACGGTGATCGCAGAGCGTGGCGGCAACCTCTTCCCGCAAATCGCGGAGGTGTTTCCTGGCAAGGAGATCATCGACCGCACTCTTATCAACACCTGGCAGGATCAGAAGGTCGTCGATGTCGTGAAGGCGACCGGCCGCAAGCAACTGATCATCGCGGGTCTGTGGACAGAGGTATGCGTCGCTATGCCGGCAATTCAAGCTGCGGGCGAGGGCTGGGATGTCACCGTGATCACCGACGCCTCTGGCGCAGTCTCGGTCGAGGCGCACCAGGTCGCGATCCAGCGGATGATAGCTGCGGGCGTCAACATGATGACCTGGTTGGCGCTCGCGGCCGAATGGCAGCGCGACTGGGCTCGCGCCGAACAAGCGGCAAGGATCACAGACGTTATCGTCCAGCATGTTGGCGGTAGCGGGATTGCATATCTTTGGGAACAGCAGTTGCTCAACACTCCGGCGCCCAAGGCTGGCACAGGAATGTAA
- a CDS encoding LysR family transcriptional regulator yields the protein MEIEDLRTFVEVADAGGVTPAAQRLGISKSMVSRRIARLEADLGAQLVARTTRGIALTEEGATFRDYAARISAEIDAARETILPAGELRGRLRVAAPLSFGPTHFAPVLSQMARRHPQLHVYSCYTDRFVDLITEGFDCAIRVGYLPDSNLVARRIGPLYGKFVASPEYVAANGSPETPAELLNHQALLQGTEVWQVTDGDQVLNVRPQGRFKADNGVALLAAALEGLGIARLPNGLTDEHISSGALVEVMPRHAPPPAGIFVVRPPGQHPAKKVRVLTEMLIECFDSGS from the coding sequence GTGGAAATCGAGGATCTCAGGACATTCGTGGAAGTTGCCGATGCCGGCGGAGTGACGCCTGCCGCGCAACGCCTTGGCATCTCCAAGTCAATGGTCAGCAGGCGCATCGCCCGGCTTGAGGCAGATCTTGGCGCGCAGCTTGTCGCGCGGACGACGCGTGGGATCGCACTTACCGAAGAAGGCGCCACTTTCCGAGACTATGCGGCGAGAATCTCGGCCGAGATCGATGCGGCGCGCGAGACGATCCTACCGGCCGGAGAGCTCCGCGGCCGCCTGCGCGTTGCAGCCCCACTTTCATTTGGTCCGACGCACTTCGCCCCCGTCCTGTCTCAAATGGCGCGTCGGCACCCGCAACTACACGTCTACTCCTGCTACACCGACCGCTTCGTCGATCTCATCACGGAAGGTTTCGACTGCGCCATTCGGGTCGGCTATTTGCCGGATTCCAATCTCGTCGCCAGACGTATCGGACCACTGTATGGAAAATTTGTCGCCAGCCCGGAGTACGTTGCAGCCAATGGTTCGCCGGAGACGCCGGCGGAGCTTCTCAACCATCAGGCTCTTTTGCAAGGAACCGAAGTCTGGCAGGTCACCGATGGAGACCAAGTCCTCAACGTTCGGCCACAAGGACGCTTCAAGGCCGACAACGGCGTAGCGCTCCTTGCGGCCGCGTTGGAAGGGCTCGGGATAGCAAGACTCCCGAACGGCCTTACGGATGAACATATCTCCTCGGGTGCGCTCGTCGAGGTGATGCCACGCCACGCGCCGCCTCCGGCCGGCATCTTCGTCGTCAGGCCTCCCGGACAGCATCCGGCCAAGAAGGTTCGTGTGCTGACAGAGATGCTGATTGAATGCTTCGATTCCGGCTCGTAG